In the [Clostridium] colinum genome, one interval contains:
- a CDS encoding type VI secretion system Vgr family protein: MREQNIKIKPFEFTNLLNIESKVEENKHGELKASMYIQKEDAEKYLKLGLKDLWVEVVLLEENKKEETLFYGILSELNIYYENTLCKMDIELKTGSYLMDLQIHTRTFQSGSLLYKNLLEVCKENYDNSNFIMTVGNEKSINKFILQYKETDWNFIKRLASHFESVLFPEYKVSGSRYYFGIPNYSKELNFEENTYSIMKDFKEYGEKTGKGLKGVSEKDYTYYIFKSRELYRLADIFKVEGNKLYISKIETIFDGSELYHMYYMKSKNGFKVPKEYSISLLGSSLEANITNVKSDVVQIEILEDENKGRCGARWFPYSTVYSTPDGTGWYSMPEINDRVRIYMPTEDEAEAYVISSTHLEVKEENKNKDIGDNRRVNPDYKSIMNKQGKEVLFTPNTLLITNNKGMSIEIIDEEGIKIISDKSINIKAEEDITIASATKEITLISPDTISAVQGETVEQLKDNAYTNGNQIFLN; this comes from the coding sequence ATGAGAGAACAAAATATAAAAATAAAACCGTTTGAATTTACAAATTTATTAAATATAGAAAGTAAGGTAGAAGAAAATAAACATGGTGAATTAAAAGCCTCTATGTATATACAAAAAGAAGATGCAGAAAAATATTTAAAATTAGGATTAAAAGACTTGTGGGTAGAAGTAGTATTGCTAGAAGAAAATAAAAAAGAAGAAACATTATTTTATGGAATTTTATCTGAGCTAAATATATATTATGAAAATACACTATGTAAAATGGATATAGAGCTAAAAACAGGAAGCTATTTAATGGATTTACAAATACACACAAGAACATTTCAAAGTGGTAGTTTATTATATAAAAATTTATTAGAAGTATGTAAAGAAAATTATGACAATAGTAACTTTATAATGACAGTGGGAAATGAAAAAAGTATAAACAAATTTATATTACAATATAAAGAAACAGACTGGAATTTTATAAAAAGGTTAGCAAGTCATTTTGAAAGTGTTTTATTTCCAGAATATAAAGTTAGTGGTAGTAGATATTATTTTGGTATACCTAATTATTCAAAAGAGCTAAACTTTGAAGAAAATACATATTCTATAATGAAAGATTTTAAAGAATATGGAGAAAAAACTGGAAAAGGACTAAAAGGTGTATCTGAAAAAGACTATACATATTATATATTTAAATCAAGAGAGTTATACAGATTAGCAGATATATTTAAAGTAGAAGGAAACAAACTTTATATAAGTAAGATAGAAACTATATTTGACGGAAGTGAACTATATCATATGTATTATATGAAATCTAAAAATGGATTTAAAGTTCCAAAAGAATATAGCATAAGTTTATTAGGTTCATCACTAGAGGCTAATATAACAAATGTAAAAAGTGATGTAGTACAAATAGAAATATTAGAAGACGAAAATAAAGGAAGATGTGGTGCTAGATGGTTTCCATATTCAACAGTATATTCTACACCAGATGGAACAGGTTGGTATTCAATGCCAGAAATAAACGATAGAGTAAGAATATATATGCCAACAGAAGATGAAGCAGAAGCATATGTAATAAGCTCAACTCATTTAGAAGTAAAAGAAGAAAATAAAAATAAAGATATAGGGGATAATAGAAGAGTAAATCCAGATTATAAATCTATTATGAACAAACAAGGAAAAGAAGTATTGTTTACACCAAATACATTACTTATAACAAATAATAAAGGAATGTCAATAGAGATAATAGATGAGGAAGGTATAAAAATAATAAGTGATAAGTCAATAAATATAAAAGCTGAAGAAGATATAACAATAGCAAGTGCAACTAAAGAGATAACTTTAATTTCTCCAGATACTATATCAGCAGTACAAGGAGAAACCGTTGAACAATTAAAAGATAATGCATATACAAATGGTAATCAAATATTTTTAAATTAA
- a CDS encoding PAAR-like protein — MKKYEESWIDSLAKSNKLSTDDIPKLSEEEINSIEKEIKIQKKESLKETAKYLNKDSNNQQTEEDTEKIEAELAEKLEEMLSNEYLVRGALLKCRCGSHERKLNILKDHGVYVEEKPLAHKLDKLEFENIMSFGVCSSDSKYLKSERVLLEKEITDENGKVKKKI, encoded by the coding sequence GTGAAAAAATATGAAGAGTCTTGGATTGATAGTTTAGCTAAAAGTAATAAATTATCAACAGATGATATACCTAAACTTAGCGAAGAAGAAATTAATAGTATAGAAAAAGAAATAAAAATACAAAAAAAAGAAAGCCTAAAAGAAACAGCAAAATATTTAAATAAAGACAGCAACAACCAACAAACAGAGGAAGATACAGAAAAAATAGAGGCAGAATTAGCAGAAAAGCTAGAAGAAATGTTATCAAATGAATATTTAGTAAGAGGGGCATTATTAAAATGTAGATGTGGTAGCCACGAAAGGAAATTAAATATATTAAAAGACCACGGAGTGTACGTAGAAGAAAAACCATTAGCACATAAATTAGATAAATTAGAATTTGAAAATATAATGAGTTTTGGAGTGTGTAGCTCGGATAGCAAATATCTAAAATCGGAACGTGTGTTATTAGAAAAAGAAATAACAGATGAAAATGGAAAAGTAAAGAAAAAAATATAA